A single Drosophila ananassae strain 14024-0371.13 chromosome 3L, ASM1763931v2, whole genome shotgun sequence DNA region contains:
- the LOC6495416 gene encoding protein EFR3 homolog cmp44E isoform X3: protein MKPSKGCCGCCSALRPRYKRLVDNIFPVNPEDGLVKSNMEKLTFYSLSSPDKLDRIGEYLYQKATKDINRKRYKLAEIAMEAMDLLLQACHAQTTLNLFVESFLRMVQKLLEDSNPNLKIMATNSFVKFANINEDTPSYHRRYDFFISKFSSMCHSDAASLRDSLRLAGIKGLQGVIRKTVSDDLVENIWEAQHMEKIVPSLLFNMQFCVNVMFVKKNLLASGDLTPVEDATNVTPPALAEEVLRELVGRASFGHIRSVLKPLLTHLDRHELWVPNTFAIHTFRIVMISIQPQYSYTVVETLMQHLDSNFKSSPKTRTSLAVVLSKIIAIAAGESVGPSALDIINNLLTHLRTSVSTTTEITPEESQYQEALINALGEFANHHPDYQKIEIMLFIMNTVPDLSKKSRGDQMLQNILLKSLLKVGTQYSTVSFEKAFPASFLQPLLKMARAPHDPTRMVVMQIFQALLDRHQNEQVLSSVSVKPYPALSQEPPSRSDIIFTHKYGANIMQALIDSMALSDRVDALTSSFNTAALLIVEMSCNETVQEFLLFILGIQQVASTVDTLGNVHKCNLHAISIALLVLISRVSGINNLLDYAQKIVDARREEATHFLPPLLEPKKMSGKNLNLALPHLSIDKLALGECLQNAGMDAQRLNTGTPYTLNQTDHPGHRHSWVESVSTQLTQRNSSADLTVYNGDVDSVSSSPGVCKKLLAPEFNFEAMKRALAEPTEAAKREQRERQMQIVRNFREGEFDDLMRRTEPKHDLIQNRLNELFNSLAVERQITQSDNKAAQLQASNEKPIYETNFPELFYY, encoded by the exons GCTGCTGTGGGTGCTGCTCGGCCCTGAGGCCGCGCTACAAGCGCCTGGTCGACAACATCTTCCCCGTGAATCCGGAGGACGGTCTGGTGAAGTCCAACATGGAGAAACTAACCTTCTACTCGCTCAGCTCACCGGACAAGCTGGATCGAATTGGCGAATACTTGTACCAGAAGGCCACCAAGGACATCAACCGAAAGCGATACAA GCTGGCTGAGATCGCCATGGAGGCCATGGACCTGCTGCTTCAGGCCTGCCATGCCCAGACCACTCTTAACCTCTTCGTGGAGTCGTTTCTTCGTATGGTACAGAAGCTGCTGGAGGACTCAAACCCTAATCTCAAGATTATGGCAACCAATTCG TTTGTTAAATTCGCCAACATCAATGAGGACACCCCTTCCTACCATCGCCGTTACGACTTCTTCATCTCGAAATTTTCGTCGATGTGCCACAGCGATGCGGCCAGTTTGCGGGACAGTCTGAGACTAGCTGGAATCAAGGGCCTGCAGGGAGTCATCCGGAAAACTGTGTCCGACGACCTGGTGGAGAACATTTGGGAGGCCCAGCACATGGAGAAGATTGTGCCCTCGCTGCTCTTCAATATGCAG TTTTGTGTAAACGTTATGTTCGTGAAGAAAAATTTACTGGCG TCAGGTGATCTCACTCCCGTGGAAGACGCCACCAATGTAACGCCACCGGCACTGGCCGAGGAAGTGCTCCGAGAACTGGTGGGTCGCGCCTCCTTCGGACACATTCGTAGTGTGCTGAAGCCGTTGTTGAC TCATTTGGACCGTCATGAGCTGTGGGTGCCCAACACATTTGCGATCCATACATTCCGTATTGTCATGATCTCCATCCAGCCGCAGTACTCGTACACTGTGGTGGAGACGCTGATGCAGCATCTTGATAGCAACTTCAAGTCTTCGCCCAAAACACGCACATCGCTGGCTGTTGTGCTGTCGAAGATTATCGCCATAGCGGCGGGCGAAAGTGTTGGACCATCCGCCCTGGACATCATCAATAACCTGCTGACCCACCTCCGCACCAGCGTCAGCACCACCACCGAGATCACGCCGGAGGAGTCGCAGTACCAGGAGGCGCTGATCAACGCTCTGGGAGAGTTCGCCAACCACCATCCGGACTATCAGAAGATCGAAATCATGTTATTCATCATGAACACGGTGCCCGATCTCTCGAAGAAGAGTCGGGGCGATCAGATGCTACAGAACATACTGCTCAAGTCCCTGCTCAAAGTTGGCACCCAGTACAGCACTGTCTCGTTCGAGAAGGCATTCCCGGCCTCTTTCCTGCAGCCTCTGCTGAAGATGGCCCGGGCGCCTCATGATCCCACTCGAATGGTTGTTATGCAGATCTTCCAGGCGCTGCTCGACCGCCACCAGAACGAACAGGTGCTTAGCAGCGTCTCTGTGAAGCCATACCCTGCGCTGTCCCAGGAACCACCATCCCGCTCCGACATAATCTTCACGCATAAGTACGGAGCGAATATCATGCAGGCGCTCATCGACAGCATGGCCCTCTCGGATCGCGTTGACGCGCTGACCTCCAGCTTTAACACCGCCGCCCTGCTCATCGTGGAGATGTCCTGCAACGAAACAGTACAGGAGTTTCTGCTATTCATCTTGGG CATTCAGCAAGTAGCAAGTACTGTGGACACCCTGGGAAATGTGCATAAATGCAATTTGCACGCCATTTCCATTGCCCTGTTGGTGCTTATCTCACGAGTAAGTGGAATTAACAACCTTCTGGACTACGCCCAGAAAATTGTGGACGCGCGTCGCGAGGAAGCCACCCACTTCCTACCGCCCCTACTGGAGCCCAAGAAAATGTCCGGCAAGAACCTGAACCTGGCGCTCCCACACCTCTCCATTGATAAACTGGCGCTGGGAGAGTGCCTGCAAAACGCGGGCATGGATGCCCAGCGACTAAATACTGGCACCCCGTATACTCTTAACCAGACGGACCACCCGGGCCACCGTCACTCATGGGTGGAGTCCGTCAGCACTCAGCTAACGCAGCGAAACAGCTCGGCAGACCTCACCGTCTACAACGGGGACGTGGACAGCGTGAGCAGTTCCCCTGGTGTCTGCAAGAAGCTTTTAGCTCCGGAGTTCAACTTCGAGGCTATGAAGCGGGCTCTGGCAGAACCCACGGAGGCTGCCAAGAGGGAGCAGCGAGAACGCCAGATGCAGATTGTGCGGAACTTCCGAGAAGGTGAATTTGACGATCTGATGAGACGCACTGAACCCAAG CACGATCTCATTCAGAATCGCCTAAACGAGCTTTTTAATTCCCTGGCCGTGGAACGACAGATCACGCAGAGCGACAATAAGGCGGCTCAACTGCAGGCGAGCAATGAGAAGCCCATCTATGAGACGAACTTCCCCGAACTCTTTTATTACTAA